From one Trifolium pratense cultivar HEN17-A07 linkage group LG1, ARS_RC_1.1, whole genome shotgun sequence genomic stretch:
- the LOC123883567 gene encoding myosin-6-like: MINEERSQAILVSGESGAGKTESTKMLMHYLAYLGGRAATEGRSVEQQVLESNPVLEAFGNAKTVRNNNSSRFGKFVEIQFDQKGRISGAAIRTYLLERSRVCQVSDPERNYHCFYMLCAAPQEVHNDFYLYYGYKLLAQS; encoded by the exons ATGATAAATGAAGAAAGAAGCCAAGCTATTTTGGTTAGTGGAGAAAGTGGAGCTGGTAAAACAGAAAGTACAAAGATGCTTATGCATTATCTTGCCTATTTAGGAGGGAGAGCAGCAACTGAGGGAAGGTCTGTGGAGCAACAAGTTCTAGAG TCCAATCCTGTTTTAGAAGCATTTGGGAATGCAAAGACTGTTAGGAATAATAATTCAag TCGTTTTGGTAAGTTTGTGGAGATTCAGTTTGATCAAAAGGGGAGAATTTCAGGAGCTGCTATCAGAACTTATTTGCTGGAACGATCACGTGTTTGTCAAGTTTCTGATCCTGAGAGAAACTATCATTGTTTTTATATGCTTTGTGCTGCACCACAAGAGGTACACAATGATTTCTACCTTTATTATGGATACAAGTTGCTTGCACAAAGTTGA